Proteins encoded together in one Mobula hypostoma chromosome 9, sMobHyp1.1, whole genome shotgun sequence window:
- the LOC134352248 gene encoding probable G-protein coupled receptor 139, protein MAIYILSRGKCGLSKCTTRYLLAMAAVDLLLITTEVILRKINDHYFSMCFLDITIVCRTNLVLTYIAVDCSVWFTVTFTFDRYVAICCQKLRTKYCTEKTAAIVLATTGILLCLQNVPFYFLIEHRRIIDNVPWFCVTKSSYYTEPGWVIYDWFDACLNPLLPFAVILPLNVMTVRYVLVASRVRKCLKGQSNGANCSDSEIKNRKKSIVLLFTLSGSFIFLWLTFVVEFVYYQITGTGGEWNDSEFIFHEAGFLLTNISCCTNTFIYAATQTKFRDQLKNAVKYSISSGLQKINKTIPLVS, encoded by the coding sequence ATGGCGATTTACATCCTGTCCCGTGGAAAGTGTGGCCTCTCCAAATGCACCACTCGCTATCTGTTGGCCATGGCAGCGGTGGATCTACTGCTCATTACTACGGAAGTTATTCTTCGTAAGATCAATGACCATTATTTTTCAATGTGTTTCCTGGACATCACCATTGTTTGCCGTACGAACCTTGTATTAACATACATAGCTGTAGActgttctgtctggttcaccgTTACTTTCACCTTTGATCGATATGTTGCCATTTGTTGCCAGAAGCTGAgaacaaaatattgcaccgagaAAACTGCAGCCATTGTTCTAGCAACAACAGGCATTCTGCTTTGTCTGCAAAACGTCCCCTTTTATTTCTTAATTGAACACAGAAGGATTATCGACAATGTACCGTGGTTTTGTGTGACGAAATCGAGTTATTACACTGAACCCGGGTGGGTAATATATGATTGGTTTGATGCTTGTTTAAATCCGTTGCTCCCCTTCGCCGTGATTTTGCCGCTTAATGTCATGACAGTCAGGTATGTTTTAGTAGCCAGTCGAGTCCGTAAATGTTTGAAAGGTCAGAGCAACGGAGCGAACTGCAGTGACTCGGAAATTAAGAATAGGAAGAAGTCTATCGTTCTGCTTTTTACCCTTTCCGGCAGTTTTATATTCCTGTGGCTGACTTTTGTTGTAGAATTCGTCTATTATCAGATCACCGGAACTGGGGGAGAGTGGAACGACTCGGAGTTTATCTTTCACGAGGCCGGATTTCTGCTGACCAATATTAGTTGTTGTACAAACACGTTTATTTACGCGGCAACTCAGACCAAGTTCAGGGACCAGTTGAAGAATGCTGTGAAATATTCAATTAGCTCAGGGCTTCAGAAGATTAATAAAACAATCCCTTTGGTGAGCTGA